Proteins found in one Arachis stenosperma cultivar V10309 chromosome 8, arast.V10309.gnm1.PFL2, whole genome shotgun sequence genomic segment:
- the LOC130944201 gene encoding uncharacterized protein LOC130944201, with protein MGSLLKEYCEPLLAKIQQTMIRLKIQPIMIASAPLASKVFSAFKQKFHGGVVQEFQRHHSQAQFAEALYGDLTWYKILIIAWINADFRELFDTVQTNSLSTRILKLQVSIKIPFSGRA; from the exons ATGGGAAGCTTATTGAAAGAGTACTGTGAACCTCTTCTTGCCAAGATACAACAAACTATGATAAG GCTTAAAATCCAGCCTATTATGATTGCATCTGCTCCGTTAGCGTCAAAAGTCTTTAGTGCCTTCAAACAAAAGTTTCATGGTGGTGTTGTCCAAGAG TTTCAAAGACATCATAGCCAGGCACAATTTGCAGAAGCATTGTATGGTGATCTGACATGGTATAAGATTTTAATCATTGCATGGATTAATGCTGATTTTAGAGAGTTATTTGATACAGTACAGACAAACTCTCTTTCAACAAGAATTCTGAAG CTTCAGGTTTCCATCAAGATCCCCTTTTCTGGAAGAGCGTAG
- the LOC130944896 gene encoding F-box protein SKIP23-like produces the protein MDHSCASSCRAFSFLTTKHFRSWSEIRKAAAMADWSELPKELLRLISELIDSPFYLLRFRSVCSSWRSSSSPLPTHLPLKFPTFPSATAATPSIFSLSKRTLFLINPPHQTPHRSWLIKIGQDTHGHTLLFHPLSRFPIKSNSNSNLILNLIDLPVFDIEHEFILADTCPTSLNALYMEKVVFSWLGSRKDGFALLTIHISGRLALFRSGHPDWTIIPDMLTPYDDVCVHKGSLFAVDSTGRTVIVGLDLSLTPVADPVFGGDKKFLVACEGGLFLVDKYLSSDYLCELGGFDDDDEDEIYELGCERAVRFEVYRLEEMERRWVEVGSLGDRVLFLGDDCAFSASASDLGIDGGDCVVFRDDTFNVNALESGLGVFHLDKGRISPLSDYPSISKLFWPPPDWVGLHGLH, from the coding sequence ATGGACCATAGTTGTGCAAGTAGTTGTAGAGCTTTCTCCTTTCTGACCACAAAGCATTTCCGGTCCTGGAGCGAAATTAGAAAAGCAGCAGCGATGGCAGACTGGTCAGAACTCCCAAAGGAACTCCTCCGCCTAATCTCGGAACTCATAGACAGCCCCTTTTACCTTCTCCGATTCCGATCTGTCTGCTCCTCATGGCGCTCTTCCTCTTCCCCACTCCCCACCCACCTACCCCTCAAGTTCCCCACCTTCCCCTCCGCTACCGCCGCCACCCCTTCCATCTTTTCTCTCTCCAAACGCACCCTCTTCCTCATCAACCCACCTCACCAAACCCCACACCGTTCCTGGCTCATCAAAATCGGCCAAGACACCCATGGTCACACCCTCCTCTTCCACCCTCTCTCCCGTTTCCCAATCAAATCCAATTCCAATTCTAACTTAATATTAAACCTAATCGACCTCCCTGTCTTTGACATCGAACACGAGTTCATCCTCGCTGACACGTGTCCCACCTCCCTCAACGCTCTCTACATGGAGAAAGTCGTTTTCTCCTGGCTGGGTTCCCGAAAAGACGGTTTTGCCCTCCTCACGATCCACATATCCGGAAGGCTCGCCCTCTTCCGGTCCGGGCACCCTGACTGGACTATAATCCCCGACATGCTGACGCCGTACGACGACGTCTGCGTCCACAAGGGCAGCCTATTCGCCGTTGACAGCACCGGCCGGACCGTGATCGTTGGCCTTGACTTGAGTCTCACGCCGGTCGCTGACCCGGTCTTTGGCGGTGACAAGAAGTTCCTGGTTGCGTGCGAGGGTGGATTGTTCTTGGTGGACAAGTACTTGTCCTCTGATTACCTTTGTGAATTGGGGGgttttgatgatgatgatgaggatgagATCTATGAGCTTGGTTGTGAGAGGGCTGTGAGGTTTGAAGTTTATAGGTTGGAGGAAATGGAGAGGAGGTGGGTCGAGGTGGGGAGTTTGGGAGATAGAGTTCTGTTCTTAGGGGATGATTGCGCATTCTCGGCTTCCGCGTCGGATTTGGGTATTGATGGAGGGGATTGTGTGGTGTTTAGGGATGATACTTTCAACGTGAATGCTCTGGAGAGCGGGTTGGGTGTGTTTCACTTGGATAAAGGGAGGATTTCGCCTTTGTCTGATTACCCTAGCATTTCCAAGTTGTTCTGGCCTCCTCCGGATTGGGTTGGGTTGCATGGATTGCACTGA